A single Staphylococcus muscae DNA region contains:
- a CDS encoding methylated-DNA--[protein]-cysteine S-methyltransferase — protein MYLYYQHIQIPLGCMTAVVNDKALLGLSFTDSNDYQTAWEKLKKQGTLIQISTHPIINQIALELEAFFHGTCQEFKTPVAYVIGTPFQQDVWRALKALSYGDQVTYGNIAEAIGKPKSVRAVATAIGLNPLSIIVPCHRVLRKDGRLGGFNSGLHRKKYLISLEGGRWNE, from the coding sequence ATGTATTTGTATTATCAACATATCCAAATACCTTTAGGTTGCATGACAGCCGTTGTGAATGATAAGGCATTATTGGGCTTATCATTTACTGATTCCAACGACTATCAGACAGCCTGGGAGAAGTTAAAAAAACAAGGGACTTTAATTCAAATTTCAACACATCCGATTATCAATCAGATTGCACTTGAATTAGAAGCTTTTTTTCATGGGACTTGTCAGGAATTCAAAACACCCGTGGCATATGTGATCGGCACACCTTTCCAACAAGACGTTTGGCGTGCGTTAAAAGCGTTGTCTTACGGTGATCAAGTCACATATGGCAACATTGCTGAGGCGATTGGTAAGCCAAAAAGTGTCCGTGCAGTTGCCACTGCGATTGGGCTGAATCCCCTATCTATTATCGTGCCATGCCATCGTGTGTTGAGAAAGGACGGACGTCTCGGTGGTTTTAATAGCGGGCTACACCGTAAAAAATATTTAATAAGCTTAGAAGGAGGACGCTGGAATGAATAA
- a CDS encoding acetylornithine deacetylase: protein MNKRHIDILRTLIAHPTVSPPARNTIALQHTITDWLTSIGFNVNQIPFYDNDMIVVATLKGRNDNAPKLILNGHIDVAEVDDTRYWHTDPFELVMKDGYCYGRGVADMKGGVSSLIYTLEQLHKKGKQPEGDIIVQIVAGEEVGEAGTKVACEHSPQADLALVLDTSESIAMGQGGVITGWITIESDETIHDGARSHMIHAGGGRHGASAIEKMMKIIHALQELERHWAVTKSNPGMPAGANTINPAVIQGGRHPAFIADKCELWITVHYLPDEDYETITQEIEDYLNRVASSDLWLQHHPLQYRWGGTSMIEDQGEIFPSFTLPEKHPGFKLLQEAHHSVHQQPLQTTMSTTVTDGGWTAHFGIPTILYGPGELNEAHGTNEKIKQSDLEQFTEVLYQFLKKWYDQPQTNTIR, encoded by the coding sequence ATGAATAAACGACATATTGATATTTTGCGCACTTTAATCGCACACCCTACTGTAAGTCCACCCGCACGTAATACGATCGCACTTCAACATACCATCACTGATTGGTTGACATCGATAGGTTTTAATGTCAATCAAATCCCCTTTTATGACAACGACATGATTGTTGTCGCAACATTAAAAGGTCGTAATGACAATGCACCTAAGCTCATCTTGAATGGACATATTGATGTGGCAGAAGTAGATGATACACGTTATTGGCATACAGACCCTTTTGAATTAGTGATGAAAGATGGTTATTGTTATGGTCGTGGTGTCGCTGATATGAAAGGTGGCGTTTCTTCACTCATTTATACGTTAGAACAACTCCACAAAAAAGGAAAGCAACCAGAAGGAGATATTATCGTTCAAATCGTTGCAGGTGAAGAAGTCGGAGAAGCTGGAACGAAAGTCGCTTGCGAACATTCACCACAAGCCGACTTAGCACTTGTTTTGGACACAAGTGAATCTATCGCAATGGGACAAGGTGGTGTCATTACAGGTTGGATCACGATTGAAAGTGATGAAACGATACATGACGGTGCAAGAAGTCATATGATTCATGCTGGCGGTGGGCGTCATGGCGCTAGTGCCATTGAAAAAATGATGAAAATCATACATGCATTACAAGAATTGGAACGTCATTGGGCTGTGACAAAATCAAACCCTGGAATGCCTGCTGGTGCGAATACGATAAACCCAGCGGTTATTCAAGGCGGCAGACATCCGGCTTTTATTGCTGATAAGTGTGAATTGTGGATCACAGTTCACTATTTGCCAGATGAAGATTATGAAACAATCACTCAAGAAATAGAAGATTATTTGAACCGAGTAGCAAGTAGTGATTTATGGTTACAACATCACCCATTACAATACCGTTGGGGTGGTACATCGATGATTGAAGATCAAGGAGAAATCTTTCCGAGCTTTACCCTTCCAGAAAAACATCCGGGATTCAAACTTTTACAAGAAGCCCATCACTCTGTACATCAACAACCACTTCAAACAACCATGAGTACAACTGTCACAGATGGTGGTTGGACAGCACATTTCGGTATTCCAACAATATTGTACGGTCCCGGAGAACTCAACGAAGCACATGGGACGAATGAAAAAATCAAACAATCAGATCTTGAACAATTCACAGAAGTTTTATATCAGTTTTTGAAAAAGTGGTACGATCAACCACAAACAAACACAATAAGATAA